The proteins below are encoded in one region of Avibacterium volantium:
- a CDS encoding class I SAM-dependent methyltransferase: MKWNILNNAQIETPLSWQQVPQGARYCSLIQQYLTKHFAQISGDYCLKLGALSGEVAYYPCDQQIIVSEKIPQNLTALSQCPHIDIVKAQATALPFIDECFSACLLAHGLHFTADPHQVLRETTRTLNQDGILFLSLFNPLSLFSLKQHLPFGTNKLPFYPYFATRIVDWLSLLNFDLLDQQCLSLQGKLHYFGEMMIIVAQKRTLPMTLNPQTSSFSPVLNPANAFRQAAKAERLIKNNSLK, from the coding sequence ATGAAGTGGAATATTCTAAACAATGCGCAAATAGAAACACCGCTAAGCTGGCAACAGGTGCCACAAGGTGCGCGCTATTGTAGCCTAATTCAGCAATATTTAACAAAGCACTTTGCACAAATTTCGGGAGATTATTGCCTCAAATTGGGCGCGTTAAGTGGTGAAGTGGCATATTATCCTTGCGATCAACAAATTATTGTGAGCGAAAAAATTCCGCAAAATTTGACCGCACTTTCACAATGCCCCCATATTGATATTGTGAAAGCTCAAGCCACGGCACTGCCTTTTATTGATGAATGTTTCTCCGCCTGCTTACTCGCACACGGCTTGCATTTCACCGCTGATCCGCACCAAGTGTTACGCGAAACTACGCGCACGCTCAATCAAGACGGGATCTTATTTCTTTCCTTATTTAATCCGCTCAGCCTGTTTTCCCTTAAACAACATTTGCCTTTTGGCACAAATAAATTGCCGTTTTACCCTTATTTTGCCACTAGGATTGTGGATTGGCTAAGCCTGCTCAATTTCGATCTACTTGATCAGCAATGCTTATCCTTGCAAGGGAAACTCCATTATTTTGGCGAAATGATGATCATTGTGGCGCAAAAGCGCACGTTACCAATGACCTTAAATCCCCAAACATCGTCCTTTTCCCCTGTTCTCAACCCTGCCAATGCGTTTCGCCAAGCTGCCAAAGCGGAAAGGCTCATCAAAAACAACTCATTGAAATAA